The Microbacterium sp. SORGH_AS_0428 genome contains the following window.
CGGCTTCCGGCGGTTCTTCGCCGTCGATCTCCCGCTGGCGGGACCGGTGATCCTCGCGGGCCTGCGCGTCGCCGCGGTCTCGACCATCTCGCTGGCCACGGTCGGCATCCTCGTGGGCGTCACCAACCTCGGCTATCTCTTCACCAACGGCCTGCAGCGCCGCATCCTCGAGGAGGTGTTCGCGGGCGTCGTCGCCGTCGTGGTCCTGGCGCTGGTCGTCGACCTGCTGCTCGTGCTCCTCGGACGCCTGTCGATGCCCTGGAGCCGCAAGGCCCGCCCGGCCCGTCGGCGAGCGGCCGTGCAAACGGAGGCCGCGGCATGAACGTCTTCTGGGATGCGATCGTCTGGCTCTTCTCGCCCGAGCAGTACAGCGGTCCGAGCGCGCTGCCGGTGCTGCTGCTCCAGCAGCTCGGCTACACGGCGGTCGCCGTGGCGATCGCGGGTGTGATCGCGATTCCCGCGGGCCTGGCCATCGGTCACACCGGCCGCGGCCGTGAGATCGCGGTGGCCATCTCGGGCGCCGCCCGTGCCGTGCCCTCGTTCGGTCTGTTGGTGCTGCTGGTGCTGATCATGGGCGTGCTGCACAAGCCGGAGGCGGCGGTGGTGACCTTCGTCGTTCTCGCCATCCCCGCCCTGCTCGCCGGCGCCTACACCGGCCTCGAGGCGATCGACCGCCGCGTCATCGACGCCGCCCGAGCGATGGGCATGACCGAGTGGCAGATCCTGTGGCGCGTCGAGATCCCGCTGGGCCTGCCGCTTCTGGTCGGCGGCATCCGCTCGGCCGTCCTGCAGGTCGTCGCGACCGTGACGATCGCCGCCTACGTCGGACTCGGCGGACTGGGCTTGCCGATCATCCAGGGCATTCCCCTGCGGCGGATCGATCAGGTGCTCGGCGGGGCGATCGTCGTCGCCCTCCTCGCGCTGGTGCTCGACGCGCTGCTCGCCCTCGCCCAGCGCGCCGCCGTGCCCGCCGGCATCCGCGCACAGGCGCCCTCGCGCACACCGAGGCGGCTGCGCTCCCGACCCGTGCAGGCCGCCTGAGCCTGCCGTACACGTCCCGAATCCACCAGGAAGGAACACCATGTCCACAGCATTCCGCCGCCGCGTCGCCCTCGTCGGCGCCGTCGCACTCACCTCAGCACTGGCCCTCGCCGGCTGCGCGTCGTCGTCCGACCCGCTCTCCGACGGCGACCAGACCCAAGCTCCGTCCGACACGATCGTCGTCGGCTCTCAGGACTACTACTCGAACGAGATCATCGCGGAGATCTACGCCCAGGCGCTCGAGGGCGCCGGCTTCACCGTGCAGCGCGACTTCACGATCGGCCA
Protein-coding sequences here:
- a CDS encoding ABC transporter permease, coding for MNVFWDAIVWLFSPEQYSGPSALPVLLLQQLGYTAVAVAIAGVIAIPAGLAIGHTGRGREIAVAISGAARAVPSFGLLVLLVLIMGVLHKPEAAVVTFVVLAIPALLAGAYTGLEAIDRRVIDAARAMGMTEWQILWRVEIPLGLPLLVGGIRSAVLQVVATVTIAAYVGLGGLGLPIIQGIPLRRIDQVLGGAIVVALLALVLDALLALAQRAAVPAGIRAQAPSRTPRRLRSRPVQAA